Below is a window of Candidatus Caldatribacterium sp. DNA.
TCGAGTTTGTTCGCACGATGCAGGCTGTAGACCCCAACATTGTTCTTGTAGCGGTAGGAGTTAACGAGGTGGGTCGAAGTAGTGGCGCGGATTTTTACCCATGGAACAAGAGAGTCCTAATGATTGTCAACGATGCTATTGATTATCTTTCTGCTCATCACTATGTTCCTGGGGCTGAGTTTTTGCAGGCTCTTGACAAAAAGCCCTCCGATGAAGAGCTTTATTACCCTATTGTGGGGTTTTCTGAGGAGATGAAACATATACTTGCGGAAAACATTAGGGTTTTGGATTGTTTCTCCTCCAGAAAAAGAATCGATCTTGCTTATGATGAGTGGAATGTATCAATCAATGGTCTGGAAGAGAACTATCTCCTTCGAGATGGACTATATGTCGCGGGTATGTTTCATGCCTTCTTCCTTTTCCCAGAAAGAGTTAGGATAACAAATATAGCTCAGCTAGTGAACGCCTTAGGAGTGATATCTACCAACGAAACGAGTGTCCTTCTCACCCCCCTGTATTGGGCATTCAAGCTATATCGAGACCACTTCGGTTCTATTCTTCTGGAAAGCGGGGTGGAGTGTGATACTTTCTCTATACCAAGTATCGGAGCAATCAGCGAGAACGAGGCTATTCCATTGCTAGACGCGGCCGCTTCTTGCGATGAAGAGGGAAAGAAGATTTTCTTAGCCGTAATTAATCGACACCGTAGTGAACCAATAGAAACCCAAATAGAAGTACTTGGTGTTCCGGTAGAAACAGGTGTCAAAAAGTACGAGCTTAATGGGTGCGATGCGCTTGATACTAATTCCTTCGAGCAACCGTCGCGGGTACGTGTTCGTTCTTCCTTTGTGGATGAGGCTGGAAATAAGTTTATTCATCTCTTTCTCCCTCATTCGGTAAGCATTTTAGAGTTTAGGGTTTGTACCAAAGAGTAGGGCTTGGTGCAGGAGCCTGTGTTAGCAGTGTCTCCGGAGGGGGAGAGTTCTTTAGGAGGAACAATGCCATTACTTAGAATGAAGGGGGCGACAAGGCGTTGATCACAAGTGGTGGGAAACCTTTAGGAGGCAAGGGGGGATGCTTAAAGAAAGTCGCAGTTTACTTGGTTTTGAGTCTTGTAGCAGTGTTTATAGTCTTTCCTTTCGCATGGATGTTTCTTACCTCTTTCAAGCCCGAAGCAGATGTGGTTACCTATCCGCCGCGGCTTTTTCCGCGAGATATCACTCTTGCTAATTATGTGGATATCTGGAAGCGGATTCCCTTTAGTGTTTTCTTCCTTAACACGCTAATATTTGCTGGTTCGGTTACCCTGCTTTCGTTATTTCTAGACTCTTTAACGGCTTACGCCCTGTCTCGCCTATCCTTTCCCGGGCGTGACGTGATTTTCCTGGTTATTCTCGCAACCCTTATGGTGCCCTTCCACGTTATTATGATTTCCCTGTTTGTCACTATTTACAGGATGGGTTGGGTTAACACGTATGCTGCCTTGATTGTACCGCGGGCAACGAATGCCTTTGGAATATTTATGTTGCGCCAGTTCTTTTTGACCATTCCTCCCGCCCTCGAAGATGCAGCTCGTATCGATGGTTGTAGCGAGTTTCGGATTTATTGGCAGATTATTCTGCCTTTGTCCAAGCCAGCACTAGCAACTTTGGCCGTATTTCACTTCATGTACAATTGGAACGATCTTCTCTGGCCTTTGATTGTGACTACCTCGACAAGAATGCGTACCTTACCGGCTGGATTGGCTCTCTTCATGGGGAAACATGTAGTGGAATACGCCATCTTGATGGCTGGTGCAACGATTGCGTTAGCTCCTCTGATTTTAGGTTTTCTCTTTGCTCAAAGGTATTTTGTGAGGGGTATAGTGTTAACCGGTTTGAAAGAATAATGACGCTTGTTTAAGGAAGTCCTGTTCGAGTACAAGGGTCTTTCCAAGGCTTATTTTAAGGGATGCGAAGGAGCTCAAAGGTTCTTTGGCAGCCTTATTGGCGACAAAAGGGAGGTGGTGGGGTGAAAGGGTATAACTTGGAAAATGGCGAATTTTAACCTCTTGGTTTGGTGGTTCTTTCTTTGAGTTAGTTTCTGAATAGAATAAAACGAAAGGAGGAAGGAGAGATGAGGAGAGAGGGGACGACCACAAAGTGGATATTGGTGTTCCTTTTGGTTTCTGGGTTGATGGTGTATTGTGTCCCTCTGCGAGCAGCTGAAAAGGTAACCTTGACCTTCTGGAATGGTTTTACCGGCCCAGATCGACCAGCGGTGGAAGCGCTCGTAGAAAAGTTTAACGAAACTCATCCAAATATAGAGGTCCAGATGGATATCATGCCCTGGGACAGTCTGATGCAGAAATTGCTCTCCTCCATGGTAGTGGGCCGAGAACCTGACATTGCTGGTGTGCACTTCCAATATCTTCCTCAGTTTGCCAAGGCGGGGGTTATTATGCCTCTTGACGAACTGTATAATGTGGACGGGCTGGATCCCGCAGTGTTTCCTCCTGCGCTGATAGAACTTATGAAATATGGTGGCAGGATGTACGCCGTACCAATGAATTTTGCTACCTTGATGCTGTATTACAACAAGTCTCTATTCAGAGAAGCGGGACTGAACCCGGACAACCCTCCAGCAAATTGGGCTGAGTGGCAAGAGGCCATCATTAGATTGACCCAGGATAAAGATAGCGATGGCAAAATAGACCAATATGGATTAGCTTTAGCGGACCACGAGACTATCCCAATGTGGCCGATTCTTGTCTGGGGCAATGGCGGTGATTTTGTAGCTCCTGATGGAAAGAAGTCCATGCTCGACGATCCTAAAACAGTTGAGGCTGTCGAAGTTTGGGCGAGCCTTATTATTAAGCATAGAATCTCCCCGGTTGGATTAACGGGAGCCGAAGCGGATAAGTTATTCGAGACACAGAAAGCGGCTATGGAAATGAACGGTCCATGGATGACCACCGGGTACACAAAAGCAGGTATAGAATATGATGTTGCACCTATTCCTGAGGGTCCTGCGGGGCGTGTCACTTTAGCGGACAGTGTGCTTATGCTTCTGAATAGCAAGACCCTGCGTAAAGATGCCGCATATGAGTTCTTTAAGTTCTGGAATAGCAAAGAATCTCAGATTTATTGGGCAGTGAATACCGGTTTTCCTCCGGCACGGATTGATTTGATTGACGATCCAATGCTCGGGGAAAATCCCTTTGTGCCCAAGTTTGCGGCTGCAGCGCCTTACGCTCGGTTTTACCTCCCTGGACTAGAGAACTACGCCGAAATCGACACCATCATTATGCAGGCGATTCAGGAAGCTACACGTGGTTTAAAATCGGCTGAGGAGGCGCTTAAGGAGGCCGCCGCAAAGATGAACGCTGTGCTTGCTAAACAAAGGTGAATTAGTTAGGGATGGGACAGGGCTTAGTCATGGTGAGAGCCCTGCCCCATCCTTCTTTCTCTTTTTGGTGTTCGATCCTTTTCGAGGAGAGAAAGCCCCCTTCGTTCGCTAGGGAAAGGCTCCATCCCTCTCTTAGGAGGGAGGACCAGTCTTTTCTTAGGCGGGTGATTAAGTGATGCCTAGATCGAGCTGGGCAAAAATAATAAGATCCGTTTTTAGGAACCGACAAGCCCGTGCAGGGTACCTGTTTGTGTTGCCTAGCATCTTAGTCCTAAGCGTTTTCGTGATATGGCCAATTATACAGGCTGTTTGGCTTAGCCTTCATGACTGGAATCCATTAATCCCTGAGCACCCCTTTATAGGTCTGTCTAATTATCGTCAGCTGTTTGCTGATTCTCGTTTTTGGAACGCACTGTGGAATACGCTTTACTATACTCTGGGTGTTGTACCCGCGAGGGTCGTTTTTAGCTTGTTCCTCGCTGTGATTCTCACTCAGAAACTTAGAGGCACAACTTTCTTTAGAGCGGTTTATTTTTTGCCGGCTATCGGGTCGTTCGCCATACTTGCTATAGCATGGAAGTTTTTGATGGATCCCGATATTGGGATTATCTCTTACTACTCTCGATTGCTTCATTTGCCAAGCTCGGAATGGTTGCGAAGCACAACCTGGGCCATGCCGGCTGTCATCTTAGTTGGTATTTGGAAATGGTTAGGATTTACAATGGTAATCCTTATTGCGGCGTTACAGGGTATTCCAGAATCCCTTTATGATGCTGCTAAAGTCGATGGAGCCGGGCCCTGGCAATGCTTTAGGTATATTACTCTACCAATGCTTCGTCCCGCATTGCTCTTTGTTGTTGCAGATAGTATTATTTCTTCGTTCCAGGTGTTTGATCAAGTCTACGTGATGACTGGCGGTGGTCCTCTCTTTAGCACGGAAACCCTGGTTCTGTACACATATTATCAAGGTTTCGAGTTTTTTAACATGGACTATGCTTCATCTATAGCCTGGATACTGTTTTTGTTGGTCTTTGGCGTGACATTCCTGCAGCTTAGGTACTTTAGGTTTAGAGAGGCCTATTGATGGAGCTTGAAAACGGTGTGCAAAGTGGCTTAAGCAATTGCATAGGGCCATCCTGTCGAGAGAGCGTGAGAGAGGTCGACCGAGAATTCTTCTCATTTGCGAGGAGGTGAACGTTTAGTTTTCGACTCGTCTAGGGCTTGAAAATGGGTGTCGGGTTAAACATGGAGACGGGGATCAAATACCCGCATCGTAATTCTCGCGGGAGGAGAAGTGATATACGCCAATCCTTGGATTGAATAAGGAGGTAGGCTCCATTATGGATTGTTGCGTCAGAGTTTGGGGAACAAAGGTAGGAACCATCAGTCCTCTCATTTACGGACACTTCATCGAGCACCTTGGTCGGTGCATCTACGGGGGAGTGTTCGATGAGGATTCTCCCCTCGCGGATGCTTCGGGCTTCCG
It encodes the following:
- a CDS encoding ABC transporter substrate-binding protein encodes the protein MRREGTTTKWILVFLLVSGLMVYCVPLRAAEKVTLTFWNGFTGPDRPAVEALVEKFNETHPNIEVQMDIMPWDSLMQKLLSSMVVGREPDIAGVHFQYLPQFAKAGVIMPLDELYNVDGLDPAVFPPALIELMKYGGRMYAVPMNFATLMLYYNKSLFREAGLNPDNPPANWAEWQEAIIRLTQDKDSDGKIDQYGLALADHETIPMWPILVWGNGGDFVAPDGKKSMLDDPKTVEAVEVWASLIIKHRISPVGLTGAEADKLFETQKAAMEMNGPWMTTGYTKAGIEYDVAPIPEGPAGRVTLADSVLMLLNSKTLRKDAAYEFFKFWNSKESQIYWAVNTGFPPARIDLIDDPMLGENPFVPKFAAAAPYARFYLPGLENYAEIDTIIMQAIQEATRGLKSAEEALKEAAAKMNAVLAKQR
- a CDS encoding sugar ABC transporter permease yields the protein MPRSSWAKIIRSVFRNRQARAGYLFVLPSILVLSVFVIWPIIQAVWLSLHDWNPLIPEHPFIGLSNYRQLFADSRFWNALWNTLYYTLGVVPARVVFSLFLAVILTQKLRGTTFFRAVYFLPAIGSFAILAIAWKFLMDPDIGIISYYSRLLHLPSSEWLRSTTWAMPAVILVGIWKWLGFTMVILIAALQGIPESLYDAAKVDGAGPWQCFRYITLPMLRPALLFVVADSIISSFQVFDQVYVMTGGGPLFSTETLVLYTYYQGFEFFNMDYASSIAWILFLLVFGVTFLQLRYFRFREAY
- a CDS encoding carbohydrate ABC transporter permease, whose translation is MFLTSFKPEADVVTYPPRLFPRDITLANYVDIWKRIPFSVFFLNTLIFAGSVTLLSLFLDSLTAYALSRLSFPGRDVIFLVILATLMVPFHVIMISLFVTIYRMGWVNTYAALIVPRATNAFGIFMLRQFFLTIPPALEDAARIDGCSEFRIYWQIILPLSKPALATLAVFHFMYNWNDLLWPLIVTTSTRMRTLPAGLALFMGKHVVEYAILMAGATIALAPLILGFLFAQRYFVRGIVLTGLKE